The genomic DNA TTTGATTATTATGCTGATCCAGGGCGGCAACGGCGCGCTGCAGTGGTCAATGATTACTGATGCAAATAATTATGGTGAATGGAAAACGCAGCGACGAATTACAGGTATGAATGTGGCAGCCAATATATTTGTGATTAAGCTGGGCGTCGCCGTTGGCGGAGCGGTATTAGGTTGGGTACTGGCTTATTTCCATTATGAATCTAACGTTGCCGTACAGTCGGCGTCGGCGGCGCAAGGTGTCATGCTGCTATTTACGCTGGTGCCGGCTCTCTTTTATGTCCTCACGGCATTTTCCATTAAATTCTATGGGCTCAATGAAAGCCGAATGAACCATATTGTGGACGACCTTAAACAAGGGGCATTCGCGAACTCATCGCATTAATCTTCCGTCGCCTGACGCGACAGGGCAAAAAAAAGCCAGCTCAACCGAGCTGGCTTTTTAACTAGTGAGCGCCTCCGCCCCCGCCCCCGGCGCCAAACGGCGGCCTGGCAAACCACACCAGCCCCAGGAGCACGAGGAAGATCCCCGCTGAAATCCAGAAGATTTCGTTGGCCGAAACAATCAGCCCCTGGTTGGTGATCTGCTGGGCTATCCAGCCGGAAGCCTGCTGCTGCGTCATCCCCATACCCTGTAGCTGATCGTACATCTGCTGGGCGTTAGGGTTAAACGGCGTTACCGACTCCGTTAGCTGCGCATGGTGCATGGCTTCGCGGTTGGTCCAAAGCGTTGTGGTAATTGACGTCCCGATGGAGCCCGCCAGCGTACGCGTGAAGTTCGACAGGCTCGAGGCGGCCGCCAGACGCTCGGGCGGTAGCCCGGAAAGCGTGATGGTGGTCAGCGGCATGAAGAAGCATGCCACGGCAAAGCCCTGAATAAACTGCGGCCACGCCGACGCACCGAAGTCCATTCCCGGTTCGAAGGTGTAGGCGCGCCAGTAGAAGCACACGGCGTACATAATAAAACTGAAGGTCACCAGACGGCGCATATCCAGCTTATGGGCAAAGCGGCCGATAATCGGCGACAGAATCACGGGGATCACCCCGACCGGTGCCGATGCCAGACCGGCCCAGGTCGCGGTATAGCCGTAGACCTCCTGCAATAGCTGCGGCAGTAAAACGATCGCGCCGAAGTAGAGCATATAGGCCAGGCTGATACACAAGCAGCCGATGGTGAAGTTTCGCGACTTAAACAACGACAAATCGACAATCGGGTTATCGTCGGTCAGCTCCCAGACAATCAGGAAGCTCAGCGATATCACCGCGACGATGGTCAGAACGATGATCTCGGTCGAGTTAAACCAGTCGAGTTCTTTACCCTGGTCAAGCATCACCTGCAGACTACCGATCCCGAGCACCAGCAGCGCCAGGCCCACGCCGTCGATACGGCGCTGTTCGGTTCGCGTTTCGCGCCCGCGTAGGGTCTGGAGGCTTAATAGCACGACCACCGCGCCGATGGGCACGTTGATAAAGAAGATCCAGCCCCAGTGATAGTTATCGCTGATGTAGCCGCCGAGAATTGGCCCGCAGATAGGCGCAACGATGACCGTCATCGACCACAGCGCCAGCGCAATAGAGCGCTTGGCTGGCGGATAGTTACTCAGCAGCAGACTCTGCGACAGTGGGATCAACGGCCCGGCAACAATCCCCTGAATAACGCGGAAGAAGATCAGCATGCTAAGGCTGTTGGACATCCCGCACGCCCATGACGCAATGACAAAGGCGACGGTTGACCACAGGAACAGCTTCACCTCACCGACGCGCTTTGCCAGCCAGCCGGTAATCGGAATGGAAATGGCGTTAGCGACCCCAAACGAGGTGATGACCCACGTCCCCTGGCTCAGCGATGAGCCAAGGTTCCCGGCAATGGTGGGGATGGCCACGTTAGCGATGGTGGAGTCCAGCACCTGCATGAAGGTAGCCAGCGACAGCGCAATGGTCATAATGACCAGCTGCGCGCCTTCCAGCGGTTTTTGCTGTTGCATTACGCGCACCCCAGCATTAGTTGGCGTTGGCCTGAACGATATCGTTAATCAGCTTGTTAACCGGATCGAGGCTGATTTCACGCGCGTTGCTCTCGTATGCCGGGCTGTTACGAATCTGGTTGGCCAGAATTTGTCCGTCGCGGTTGGACGTGTCTACTTTCACCAGCGTAGACAGGCCGATACGCAGCGGGTGTTTCGCCAGCTGGTCGGCATCCAGTTCGATACGTACCGGCAGACGCTGCACGACCTTGATCCAGTTACCGGTGGCGTTCTGCGCCGGCAGCAGGGAGAAGGCGCTACCGGTACCCATATCGAGGCCGACAACTTTCCCGGTGTACTTCACGTCATCGCCGTAGATGTCGCTGATCACGGTGACCGGCTGACCAATACGCATATGGGCCAGCTGGGTCTCTTTAAAGTTCGCGTCGACCCACAGGTTATTGGCCGGCACCACCGCCATCAGCGGCGTGGTTGGGCTAATCTGTGCGCCAGGCTGAACGGAGCGACGAGAGACGTAGCCGCTCATCGGGCTGACGATTTTGGTACGCTGCAGGGCAAGCCATGCATTACGGACTTCCGTCGCCGCCTGACGCACGGTCGGCTGCTCTTCCAGTTTCGTTCCCAGGATCATCGCCTGGTTAGCGTTGTACTGCTGGATAGCGACGTCGAGAGCCGCCTGCGCGCTGGTGACCGCATCTTTCGCGTGCTGCAGCTCTTCGCGGCCGATCAGGTTGGCGTTACCCAGTGGGATACGACGGTTGAGGTCGGTCTGCGCCTGCGCCAGCGTCGTTTTACGGATATCGATATTGGCCTGCAGCTGTTTGTTGTTGATCATCAACTGGCGCATCTGACGCACGCTGGAAGCCAGCGCCGTCTGCGCTTTTTCAAACGCCTGCTGAGCATCGGTCTGATCGAGCGTGACCAGAACATCACCCTGCTGGATATAGTCGGTGTTGTCGGCCCAGACTTTCGTCACGCTGCCGGACACCTGCGACATGATTTGAACCTGGTTCCCTGCCACGTATGCGTCATCGGTTTCTTCGAAGTGACGCAGTACCAAAAACCAGTAGGCCCCGTAGGCCACGGCAATAATAACAAAGAGCAAGGTCAACAAGACGAGGGCGCGTTTGCGTTTGCCTTTCTTGTTGGCGGGTTGCTGCGGGGTTTGAGTCTCCGCATTTGCGCTCATGTGATTCTCCACATTCTTATTATTAATATCGGCGACGCCGACCTGTTTACCAGAAAGGCCAGCAGGGGTTATCTGCTGGCCTGTTTGTTTTCATTGTTATCGCGGTAGTATCAGCGCAGGGCGTCAAGTACTGAGCCGTCCTCTTCCATCTGATCCAGACGAGTAAGAAGTTTGCGGGTGATATGTTCGAGCTGATCTTTCTCGGCCGGGCTAAGCGACGACCAGAGCTGATGCAGGCAGTGATGCTGCGGTGGCAGAACTTCGTTCAGGAACTCACGACCTTTGTCGGTCAGCTGCAGATGCAGGCAGCGACGATCGTTGTCACTTTCACGACGTTCAATCCAGCCGCGCTTTTCCAGCTCATCGGCGATGCGGGTCGCGTTAGTACGCGATGACCCCAGCGCACAGCTGAGCTCGGAAGGCTGAATACTGTGGTTTTCTTGAGACTCCAGCGTGATTAGCGCCATAAACAACGTCTCGTTAATCCCTTGAGCTTTCAGCATTTTATTGCGGTTATCCAGCAGCTTACCCTGCATGTGCATGCAAAGGCGTGTCAGAAGAATTTCCTGGAAAGGAAACTCTTCGCAGCGGCTGGCGCGAAATTTCAGCATTTGTTCAATGGGCGTAAACGAACTATCCATCTGGGCATTACCTCATTAGTTACAGTCGATATAGTAACGATGGTGACAAATAAAGTAAATGAATTAATGCCCGTAATTTATGTGATTTACCTATGACATAGAGATGCTGTATACGTAACGCTCATCGCATTTGTGTTATTCGGCTTCCTGACGGTGATAGCCCCACCACCAGACCAGCAGGTTAGCGAGAGAGATTGCTGCACCCGCCGCACATACGCCGGCCCAGCCTGCGTGCTGCCAGGCCGCAGCGGAAAGCAGCGACCCGGCCGCGCCGCCGATAAAGTAGCTGGTCATGTAGCCCGCGGTCAGACGGTTACGGGCATCGGGCTGCACGCGATAGATGACCGTCTGGTTAGTGATATGCACGCCTTGTACCATCAGGTCGAGCACCAGAATACCGACGATCAGCGCGATAGCGGAGGTGTGACCGTACCAGATAGCCACCCAGGAAAGCAGCAGTAGCAACAGGCCCCAGGTGGTGGTCAGGTGCGCTTTGCCCTTATCCGCCAGCCCGCCGACCGGACGTGCGCCCAGCGCGCCAGCCGCGCCCGCCAGCCCGAACAGCCCGATAGCCCCTTCCGAGTAGTTGAACGGCGCGCCGGAGAGCAGGAACGCCATCGAGGTCCAGAGAATGCTGAAGTTGGCAAAGGTCAGACAGCCGAGGATAGCACGGGTGCGCAGCAGCTTATCGCGGGCAAAAAGGCTGAAGATAGAGCCCAGCAGCTGCGGGTAATTGAGATGCGTCTCCTGCTTGAGTTTCGGCAGGCCGCGCCACAGGGCAAAGGCCAGCAGCACCATCAGCACGGCGGCAACCCAGTAGACGGTACGCCAGCCGCCCAGATTCGCCAGCAGGCCAGCAACGGTTCGCGCCAGCAAAATGCCGAGCAGCAGCCCGCTCATCACCGTGCCGACGACCTTACCGCGCTTTTCCGGCGAAGCAAGGGTTGCCGCCATAGGCACCAGCAGCTGGGCAACGACGGAGAATAGCCCGGTAAGTGCGGTGCCAAGGATCATCATGGCCGGAGTGCTGCTGCTTGCGGTAATGA from Klebsiella sp. WP3-W18-ESBL-02 includes the following:
- the emrB gene encoding multidrug efflux MFS transporter permease subunit EmrB; this translates as MQQQKPLEGAQLVIMTIALSLATFMQVLDSTIANVAIPTIAGNLGSSLSQGTWVITSFGVANAISIPITGWLAKRVGEVKLFLWSTVAFVIASWACGMSNSLSMLIFFRVIQGIVAGPLIPLSQSLLLSNYPPAKRSIALALWSMTVIVAPICGPILGGYISDNYHWGWIFFINVPIGAVVVLLSLQTLRGRETRTEQRRIDGVGLALLVLGIGSLQVMLDQGKELDWFNSTEIIVLTIVAVISLSFLIVWELTDDNPIVDLSLFKSRNFTIGCLCISLAYMLYFGAIVLLPQLLQEVYGYTATWAGLASAPVGVIPVILSPIIGRFAHKLDMRRLVTFSFIMYAVCFYWRAYTFEPGMDFGASAWPQFIQGFAVACFFMPLTTITLSGLPPERLAAASSLSNFTRTLAGSIGTSITTTLWTNREAMHHAQLTESVTPFNPNAQQMYDQLQGMGMTQQQASGWIAQQITNQGLIVSANEIFWISAGIFLVLLGLVWFARPPFGAGGGGGGAH
- the emrA gene encoding multidrug efflux MFS transporter periplasmic adaptor subunit EmrA, coding for MSANAETQTPQQPANKKGKRKRALVLLTLLFVIIAVAYGAYWFLVLRHFEETDDAYVAGNQVQIMSQVSGSVTKVWADNTDYIQQGDVLVTLDQTDAQQAFEKAQTALASSVRQMRQLMINNKQLQANIDIRKTTLAQAQTDLNRRIPLGNANLIGREELQHAKDAVTSAQAALDVAIQQYNANQAMILGTKLEEQPTVRQAATEVRNAWLALQRTKIVSPMSGYVSRRSVQPGAQISPTTPLMAVVPANNLWVDANFKETQLAHMRIGQPVTVISDIYGDDVKYTGKVVGLDMGTGSAFSLLPAQNATGNWIKVVQRLPVRIELDADQLAKHPLRIGLSTLVKVDTSNRDGQILANQIRNSPAYESNAREISLDPVNKLINDIVQANAN
- the mprA gene encoding transcriptional repressor MprA; its protein translation is MDSSFTPIEQMLKFRASRCEEFPFQEILLTRLCMHMQGKLLDNRNKMLKAQGINETLFMALITLESQENHSIQPSELSCALGSSRTNATRIADELEKRGWIERRESDNDRRCLHLQLTDKGREFLNEVLPPQHHCLHQLWSSLSPAEKDQLEHITRKLLTRLDQMEEDGSVLDALR
- a CDS encoding MFS transporter; translated protein: MTKPAHGLSPALIALMSVATGLAVASNYYAQPLLETIARHFSLSAGQAGFIVTAAQLGYAAGLLFLVPLGDMFERRSLIVTMTLLAAGGMLITASSSTPAMMILGTALTGLFSVVAQLLVPMAATLASPEKRGKVVGTVMSGLLLGILLARTVAGLLANLGGWRTVYWVAAVLMVLLAFALWRGLPKLKQETHLNYPQLLGSIFSLFARDKLLRTRAILGCLTFANFSILWTSMAFLLSGAPFNYSEGAIGLFGLAGAAGALGARPVGGLADKGKAHLTTTWGLLLLLLSWVAIWYGHTSAIALIVGILVLDLMVQGVHITNQTVIYRVQPDARNRLTAGYMTSYFIGGAAGSLLSAAAWQHAGWAGVCAAGAAISLANLLVWWWGYHRQEAE